The [Clostridium] celerecrescens 18A genomic sequence ATGGCTGTTTCATATAAATTGTTTCCTTTGCTGTCTATGACAACTATCACTGGGAAGTCTTTGATTTCCAGACGCCTTATAGCCTCTGTTCCTAAATCTTCATAAGCAATTACTTCAGAGGAAAGGATGCATTTAGAAAGAAGAGCTCCGGCTCCTCCCACCGCTGCAAAATAAACGGACTCGTTTCTTACAATGGCCTCTATGACTTCTTTGCTTCTTTTCCCCTTTCCGATCATTCCTCCCATTCCCATATCCAGAAGAAGGGGCGTGTACTTATCCATGCGGCTGGCTGTGGTCGGTCCGGCGGAACCGATGGGGCGTCCTTCCCTGGCTGGGGATGGTCCCATATAATAAATCATATTTCCTTCTATATCAAAGGGAAGACTTCCCTTTTGGTCCAAAGCTTCTTTCATTCTTTTATGAGCGGCATCCCGTGCAGTATAAATGGTCCCAGTCAGATAAACGTAATCTCCTGCACTTAAGTTCTTTGCATCTTCCCTGCTGATCGGTACCTTTATGTGATGATCCATGGTCTCCTCCATTCTTTGCTCCAATCATTATATGACCCTGTGTGCATGTCTGTTTACATGACAACAGATGTTAACTGCCACAGGCAGCCCAGCTATGTGAGTCGGATAGGTTTCAATATTTACGGCCAGGGCGGTGATCCTTCCCCCCAGACCTCCAGGCCCGATTCCAAGCTTGTTGATTTTCTCAAGCATCTCAGATTCTAAGTCTTTTACATAGGGAATAGAGGATCGTTTCTCAATATCCCTGGTCAATGCCTGCTTGGCTAACTGGGCACATTTTTCAAACGTTCCGCCAATTCCTACTCCAACCACCATGGGAGGACATGCATTTGGTCCGGCTTCCTTAACTGCGTTTAATATGGAATCCTTGATCCCTTCCAATCCATCCGAGGGCTTTAACATGAATATGCGGCTCATGTTTTCACTTCCAAACCCTTTGGGAGCAACTGTTATATCTATCTGATCTCCGCTCACAACTTCATAATGGATGACTGCAGGGGTATTATCTTTTGTATTTATCCGCTCCACCGGCTCCACCACAGACTTTCTTAAATACCCTTCTATATACCCTTCTCTTACTCCCTGATTGATTGCATCGGTAAGGTTTCCGCCTTCTATATGTACGTCCTGTCCTATCCTTACAAATATAACTGCCATCCCAGTGTCCTGGCAAATGGGGATCATATCTTCTCCCGCTATCTTTAAGTTCTCCTTCAGCTGGCAGAGCACCTGTCTGCCGAGGGGTGAGGTTTCTTCATCCACTGCCTTAAGAAATACCTTCTCCATATCACTTGACAGCACATGGTTGGCTTCTATGCACATTTCTTTTACGTTATTCGTTATTTCTTCAATTTTAACCGTTCTGATCATACATTCCTCCAGATTTGCAGGCACCTTTGTTTTATTTCATCATAAATGATTCTTATTGCGAAATCAAGTTTAAACACAAAATAAGACAGGGAATGCTTTAATTATCATTCCCTGCCTTATTTAAAAGAAGTTTTACTGAAAGGTTCAGCCAACAGCTGATTTTCTTTCATAGAGAAAATCATGCTTTAGAATCATGACGATTCCTGATTAGTTTTTCCTGAATATCTTTTATAGTGATCTCTTCCATTCTTCTTCTGCAAAGTTCATTTAAATCCCCATAAATTTCATCCATGACTCCTGACATACCAGAAGCAATCATACAAGGGGTATCTACATTACCGGATTTCCAGGAAGAGGATACAAAGGTAACATCCAAAGCATCACAAATGCTTCTTAAATTTACTTCTGAGGAATCTTTGCCAAAATGATAGCCGCCCTCCAGCCCTTCCTTCGTTGTGATTATTCCGGCTTTTTTTAATTTTGCCATCACCTTTCTTACCCGGGCAGGATTGGTGCATACATTGGAAGCCAGTTCCTCACTGGAAATGGTGACCTTCCTCTGGTTTAAATAAACTACTCCATGAACCGCTACTGCAAACTCACTTGTCATACGAATCCCCTATTTCATAGATATAATTTTCTTAGCGAAGTCAAACATAGTGCCGACGATGCTTAGAAAATCAGCCGTTCGATGTACCACTTGGCGAATCGAACTTCCTTGATCTGTAATTGATATAGTTTCAGTTTATATTTTATCAATTTGGAGGATCATTGTCAAGCGTACTTCCTTACCTTCATGGAATTCAGCGGTCTTGGGATAATCCAATGTTTGCTATCAGATCTTTCAACTGCTCAATCGCCTGGTTTTCATCATCTCCAGTGGCTGTTATTGTTACCCGTTCTTTCTGTCTGACTGCTAATCTCATAATAGCAAGAGGATTTTTTAGATCGGCTTCCATCTCTTCTTTTTTTAATAAGATATGAGAGATAAACTTTTTAGCTGCTGCAGCCATATCTGCTGCCGGCCTGGCATGAATCCCCATAGCATCCTGAACTACAAATTCAAACTGCTTCACAAAGCACCTCCTGTTAAGCCAGATCCTCACCGCCCGATGCAATCACTTTTTTCATCCATGCATAACTGTCCTTTTTAATTCTTTTTCCTGTTCCATTTCCATAATCGTCATAATCTACATAAATAAAACCATAACGTTTGCTCATCTCACAGGAAGAGCAGGAAATAATATCGATCGGCCCCCATGCATAATAGCCTCTTAGATCTACCCCGTCGCGAATGGCTTCCTTCATCTGCTCAATATGGGCCCGGAGATAGTTCACTCTGTAAGAATCATGAATTTCTCCATTTTCCACTTCATCGTAGTATCCCACTCCATTTTCGGTTATATAAATAGGC encodes the following:
- a CDS encoding RrF2 family transcriptional regulator, producing the protein MTSEFAVAVHGVVYLNQRKVTISSEELASNVCTNPARVRKVMAKLKKAGIITTKEGLEGGYHFGKDSSEVNLRSICDALDVTFVSSSWKSGNVDTPCMIASGMSGVMDEIYGDLNELCRRRMEEITIKDIQEKLIRNRHDSKA
- a CDS encoding Fe-S-containing hydro-lyase — translated: MDHHIKVPISREDAKNLSAGDYVYLTGTIYTARDAAHKRMKEALDQKGSLPFDIEGNMIYYMGPSPAREGRPIGSAGPTTASRMDKYTPLLLDMGMGGMIGKGKRSKEVIEAIVRNESVYFAAVGGAGALLSKCILSSEVIAYEDLGTEAIRRLEIKDFPVIVVIDSKGNNLYETAIERYRED
- a CDS encoding HPr family phosphocarrier protein gives rise to the protein MKQFEFVVQDAMGIHARPAADMAAAAKKFISHILLKKEEMEADLKNPLAIMRLAVRQKERVTITATGDDENQAIEQLKDLIANIGLSQDR
- a CDS encoding fumarate hydratase; the encoded protein is MIRTVKIEEITNNVKEMCIEANHVLSSDMEKVFLKAVDEETSPLGRQVLCQLKENLKIAGEDMIPICQDTGMAVIFVRIGQDVHIEGGNLTDAINQGVREGYIEGYLRKSVVEPVERINTKDNTPAVIHYEVVSGDQIDITVAPKGFGSENMSRIFMLKPSDGLEGIKDSILNAVKEAGPNACPPMVVGVGIGGTFEKCAQLAKQALTRDIEKRSSIPYVKDLESEMLEKINKLGIGPGGLGGRITALAVNIETYPTHIAGLPVAVNICCHVNRHAHRVI